One window of Cuculus canorus isolate bCucCan1 chromosome 10, bCucCan1.pri, whole genome shotgun sequence genomic DNA carries:
- the LOC128853194 gene encoding protein ELYS-like: MDRILFPYECRMQFLTAPATSSLLKFPEGTVEALGEDDPTRGSVLWGKISGGTSGLAWLARGPHFEVVNSMTGERLSAYCFSGPHGRLPTVRVVKEFSSWERPALLIGVGNDLCLFDLERSRVVKAIALPGRVIAIEPITNVGEGDASTQYLHESLQCFSGVAAVATNVGRVFLVDLCLHNFSWGQKEIEILDREYVTAAPAEVPQIRETVMGGGRHLCFQLQNSSRSAVSTLYFISRTNQLVVGFCNGTFSLWNMGTLTREHNSQLNGGRIPVSGVTFQEPENDPGNSCYLWAVQSAPKRGGGVLSFRLLQLTFGKRRRVASGQVMYEGLARCEERFGVDLRGGNSNSNMKLLGCQTIEKFSDRLDGGNSINGVMSPFISVSIFSWQVCTSGQKNPSTYLSVFDINGWLDAQMPAMLRPESLHDCPYFALWSLDTVTSPAPLDLVLDMMEEQLEVIVSTAAQTGYLDILTEYFKRWTSEGKTCQVENIQFVRECAWNRVLTRTDEFNQLCVPLFDGSFVDQKTIQSLYDCQFYLCNLSTILNCLPREEQDLSEEGFPDLTNKQVLAGHQSLYAQVVTWFCRCGLLPQGLDAGQRSSRPFYNYPLLQRCCTAQRQRLTRLSRGKWDLAGLMIDRMVSDLGERVQNLWCTDKQKTGKYPPPSLQALLQLYLLDGIEEIDKHKITMYLLLDIGWAVPGNRERLLHSFCAAFAIPKGFVQLVQGFWLLDHNDYENSLVLLCHPATARSASWLRQRAIQSLMCQGQHRRALTYIRMTRPLITSSREAQLYLSVFLSNRCMADVWNLLQQYSSDDNREELLLHMFKTCLEMGLAEGFLELPFTDTELACLEEILESSDLIEDHEFFPANHPKPVNNTAAVRVNKSAEVTLTDSWKNQMLKVLPFPRVASWCSQLLRLLPGRLQGKGTEGQQRSAEDQEAGQTEPAPAIQTAELPAIVEENTEAMLPIQE; this comes from the exons GTGTGGTCAAGGAGTTTTCCTCGTGGGAGAGACCTGCGCTGCTGATTGGTGTTGGAAATGATCTCTGTTTGTTTGACCTTGAAAGATCACGAGTGGTTAAAGCCATTGCTCTTCCAGGAAGG GTGATTGCTATTGAACCTATAACTAATGTCGGAGAAGGAGATGCGAGCACTCAGTACCTCCACGAGAGTCTGCAGTGCTTCTCTGGAGTGGCAGCAGTGGCTACAAATGTTGGGCGCGTTTTTCTGGTTGACCTTTGTTTACATAATTTCTCTTGGGggcagaaggaaatagaaatattGG ATCGCGAATAtgtcactgctgctcctgctgaagtTCCACAAATCAGAGAAACTGTGATGGGAGGAGGGAGACATCTCTGTTTCCAATTACAGAACTCTTCTAGAAGCGCAGTATCAACGCTGTACTTCATCAGCAGAACCAATCAGCTCGTTGTGGGCTTTTGCAATGGCACCTTCTCACTGTGGAATATGGGAACTTTGACAAGGGA GCACAACTCTCAGCTCAACGGAGGAAGGATTCCTGTCAGTGGTGTTACTTTTCAAGAGCCTGAGAATGATCCTGGCAACTCTTGCTACTTGTGGGCTGTTCAGTCTGCGCCAAAAAG GGGAGGTGGTGTTCTGAGTTTCCGGCTGTTGCAGTTAACCTTTGGTAAACGAAGACGCGTGGCATCAGGACAAGTCATGTATGAG GGTTTGGCACGCTGTGAAGAAAGGTTCGGTGTAGATCTCAGGGGTGGAAACTCCAACAGCAATATGAAATTACTTGGGTGTCAGACGATAGAAAAGTTCAGTGACCGTCTTGACGGAGGCAACAGCATTAATGGAG TAATGTCTCCCTTCATCAGCGTCTCAATCTTCAGTTGGCAAGTGTGTACAAGTGGTCAGAAAAACCCATCGACTTACTTGAGTGTGTTTGACATTAACGGCTGGCTCGATGCTCAAATGCCAGCCATGCTCAG GCCAGAATCACTTCACGATTGCCCCTATTTTGCGCTGTGGTCACTGGATACGGTGACAAGCCCGGCTCCTTTAGACCTCGTTTTGGATATGATG GAGGAGCAGTTAGAGGTGATAGTGTCCACAGCTGCCCAGACAGGTTATTTAGATATTCTGACTGAGTACTTTAAACGCTGGACATCCGAAGGTAAGACTTGTCAAGTT GAAAATATACAGTTTGTCCGTGAGTGCGCGTGGAACAGAGTGCTCACACGCACAGATGAATTTAACCAACTGT GTGTTCCGCTCTTTGATGGCTCCTTCGTTGACCAAAAGACTATCCAGTCTCTTTATGACTGCCAGTTCTATTTGTGCAACCTTAGCACCATTTTAAACTGTTTGCCGAGAGAAGAACAAGACCTTTCTGAAGAAG gttttccagaccTGACAAATAAGCAGGTGCTAGCCGGCCACCAGTCGTTGTATGCACAAGTGGTCACCTGGTTCTGTCGCTGTGGTCTCCTTCCACAGGGTTTAG ATGCGGGTCAGCGTTCGTCTAGACCTTTTTACAATTACCCTCTGCTTCAGAGATGCTGCACAGCTCAGCGACAGAGGCTGACGCGTTTGTCCAG aggaaaatgggATTTGGCTGGCCTGATGATTGACAGGATGGTTTCGGACTTGGGAGAGCGAGTGCAGAATCTGTGGtgcacagacaaacaaaaaactggGAAATATCCCCCTCCCAGTTTACAG gCCCTGCTGCAACTCTACCTGCTAGACGGCATTGAAGAAATCGACAAGCACAAAATT ACAATGTACTTGCTGCTGGATATCGGGTGGGCCGTGCCAGGTAACAGAGAAAGACTACTGCACTCCTTCTGCGCAGCCTTTGCTATCCCGAAGGGGTTCGTTCAGCTCGTTCAAGGGTTTTGGCTGCTGGATCACAATGATTATGAA AATTCGCTGGTCCTGCTCTGTCACCCAGCTACAGCCAGAAGCGCGTCGTGGCTGCGTCAGAGGGCTATTCAGTCCCTCATGTGCCAAGGACAGCACAGGAGAGCCCTCACGTACATACGTATGACGAGGCCATTGATCACCAGCTCCAGAGAAGCGCAGCTTTACCTCTCTGTGTTCTTGTCCAACAG GTGCATGGCAGACGTGTGGAACCTGTTGCAGCAATACTCCTCAGATGACAAtagagaagagctgctgctgcacatgTTTAAAACCTGTTTGGAGATGGGACTTGCGGAGGGCTTCCTGGAGCTGCCTTTCACAGACACTGAGCTC GCGTGTTTGGAGGAGATTTTGGAGAGCAGTGATTTGATTGAGGACCACGAATTCTTTCCAGCCAACCATCCAAAACCAGTCAACAATACTGCAGCGGTGCGGGTGAATAAGTCAGCGGAGGTGACTCTTACG GATTCCTGGAAGAACCAAATGCTGAAAGTCTTACCCTTCCCGAGGGTGGCAAGCTGGTGCTCACagctgctgaggctgctgccTGGGAGACTGCAAGGGAAGG GGACTGAAGGACAACAGAGGTCGGCAGAAGATCAGGAGGCTGGCCAGACTGAACCTGCTCCTGCGATACAAACGGCA GAGCTTCCAGCCATAGTAGAAGAAAACACCGAAGCCATGCTTCCGATCCAGGAATGA